Proteins encoded in a region of the Halarcobacter mediterraneus genome:
- a CDS encoding 7-carboxy-7-deazaguanine synthase QueE, translated as MSLLEINEIFGPTIQGEGKLVGSPSIFIRVGKCNFRCEGFNVEYETPSGIKKCSCDTYYAVDPAFKDQWQKMSAENIINKISKIEPKYKIDIVITGGEPLLYWKNDEFQKLLRYYIENNYKVTIETNASLDITLDKSYQKEIIFSMSVKLSNSLEPLKKRVNTTTLNTIIDKTKNSYLKFVVDKNFKKQAEEEIKNILLQIPRTEVYLMPMGDTAEQINQNSEAVINLAIKNGFKYCDRLHIRVWDNKRGV; from the coding sequence ATGTCTTTGCTTGAAATTAATGAAATCTTTGGACCAACAATACAAGGAGAAGGTAAATTAGTAGGTAGCCCTTCAATATTTATACGAGTAGGAAAATGTAACTTTAGATGTGAAGGCTTTAATGTAGAATATGAAACTCCAAGTGGTATAAAAAAATGTTCATGTGATACTTACTATGCTGTAGATCCTGCATTTAAAGATCAATGGCAAAAAATGTCAGCTGAAAATATTATTAATAAAATTTCTAAAATTGAACCAAAATATAAAATAGATATTGTAATAACAGGTGGAGAACCTCTATTATATTGGAAAAATGACGAATTTCAAAAACTTCTAAGATATTATATAGAAAACAACTACAAAGTTACAATTGAAACCAATGCTTCTTTAGATATAACTTTAGATAAGTCTTATCAAAAAGAAATAATTTTTTCTATGAGTGTAAAGTTATCAAACTCTTTAGAACCTTTAAAAAAAAGAGTAAATACAACTACACTAAATACTATTATAGATAAAACAAAAAACTCTTATTTAAAGTTTGTTGTGGATAAAAACTTTAAAAAACAAGCAGAAGAAGAAATAAAAAATATACTTTTACAAATTCCCAGAACAGAAGTTTACTTAATGCCTATGGGAGATACAGCTGAACAAATAAATCAAAATAGTGAAGCAGTTATTAACCTTGCTATTAAAAATGGATTTAAATATTGTGACAGATTACATATTAGAGTTTGGGACAATAAAAGAGGTGTTTAA
- the fabG gene encoding 3-oxoacyl-ACP reductase FabG — protein MKFTGSNVLVTGASRGIGAQIAKTLASYGLKVWINYRNGIEAAEKIKEEIESNGGTAAIVKADVTKEDEFTAAIKTIVDADGQLSYLVNNAGITKDKLALRMSVEDFNDVITANLTSAFIGCKGALKAMGKKKFGSIVNISSIVGEMGNPGQTNYSASKGGLNAMTKSFAKEAAARDIRYNAVTPGFIQTDMTDELKDEVKAEYEKNIPLSRFGQPSEIADAVAFLLSDHASYITGEILKVNGGLYV, from the coding sequence GTGAAATTTACTGGATCAAATGTATTAGTAACAGGTGCAAGTAGAGGTATTGGCGCACAAATTGCAAAAACTCTTGCAAGTTATGGTTTAAAAGTATGGATTAACTACAGAAATGGAATAGAAGCTGCAGAAAAAATCAAAGAAGAAATTGAATCAAACGGTGGAACTGCAGCAATTGTTAAAGCTGATGTAACAAAAGAAGATGAATTTACAGCAGCAATTAAAACTATTGTAGATGCAGATGGGCAACTTTCATATTTAGTAAATAATGCAGGAATTACAAAAGATAAACTTGCACTAAGAATGTCAGTAGAAGACTTTAATGATGTAATTACTGCAAATTTAACTTCAGCATTTATTGGCTGTAAAGGTGCTTTAAAAGCAATGGGAAAAAAGAAATTTGGTTCAATTGTAAATATTTCTTCAATTGTTGGAGAAATGGGTAACCCAGGTCAAACAAATTACTCTGCTTCAAAAGGTGGATTAAATGCAATGACTAAATCATTTGCTAAAGAAGCTGCTGCAAGAGATATTAGATATAATGCAGTAACACCTGGTTTTATTCAAACAGATATGACAGATGAATTAAAAGATGAAGTTAAAGCAGAATATGAAAAGAATATTCCTTTAAGTAGATTTGGTCAACCTAGTGAGATTGCTGATGCTGTGGCATTTCTACTTAGTGATCATGCTTCATATATAACAGGTGAAATCTTAAAAGTAAATGGTGGATTATACGTTTAA
- the acpP gene encoding acyl carrier protein has product MALLDDVKEVVVEQLDCDPAEVKEESKFIEDLGADSLDVVELVMALEEKFDIEIPDEDAEGILTVADAIKYIEDNA; this is encoded by the coding sequence ATGGCATTATTAGATGATGTAAAAGAAGTAGTTGTAGAACAACTAGATTGCGATCCGGCAGAAGTAAAAGAAGAGTCTAAATTTATTGAAGATTTAGGTGCAGACTCACTAGATGTTGTAGAGTTAGTTATGGCATTAGAGGAAAAATTCGATATCGAAATTCCTGATGAAGATGCTGAAGGTATTTTAACTGTGGCGGATGCAATTAAATACATCGAAGATAACGCGTAA
- a CDS encoding beta-ketoacyl-ACP synthase II: MKRVVITGLGTINSIGHNVEDSFNAAVEGKCGIETITLFDASEYPVQFAGEVKDFDPTTVMDKKEVKKADRFIQLGIKAANEAMKDAGFINDENKKVDDSLSERFGLISASGIGGLTTIEKNSVTCANRGPKRISPFFIPSSLVNMLGGFISIEHGLKGPSLSHVTACAASTHALADAVKTIVTNGADKVLVVGAESAICGAGIGGFASMKALSTRNDEPQKASRPFDKDRDGFVMGEGAGALVVETLESAKERGAKIYCEIIGFGESSDANHITAPVMEGPLRAMKAALSMAQTNIGESIKIDYINAHGTSTPVGDANESKAIVELFNGVENCPPVTSTKGQVGHCLGAAGAIEAIFTIKALNEGIIPPTINLENLDEGCNLDYVPNKAKKAQLNIVMSNNFGFGGTNGSIIFKKLED, translated from the coding sequence ATGAAAAGAGTTGTTATAACAGGTTTAGGAACAATAAATTCGATAGGACACAATGTAGAGGATTCATTTAACGCTGCTGTAGAAGGTAAATGTGGAATTGAAACTATCACATTATTTGATGCAAGTGAATATCCTGTACAATTTGCAGGAGAAGTTAAAGACTTTGATCCAACAACAGTAATGGATAAAAAAGAAGTAAAAAAAGCTGATAGATTTATACAATTAGGAATAAAAGCTGCAAATGAAGCGATGAAAGATGCAGGTTTTATTAATGATGAAAATAAAAAAGTTGACGATTCATTATCAGAAAGATTTGGTTTAATTTCGGCTTCAGGAATTGGTGGATTAACAACAATTGAAAAAAACTCTGTAACGTGTGCGAATAGAGGCCCAAAAAGAATTTCACCTTTCTTTATCCCTTCATCTTTAGTAAATATGTTAGGTGGATTTATTTCTATTGAACATGGATTAAAAGGTCCTTCTTTATCTCATGTTACTGCTTGTGCTGCTTCAACACATGCTTTGGCAGATGCAGTAAAAACTATTGTAACTAATGGCGCAGATAAAGTATTAGTTGTAGGTGCTGAAAGTGCTATTTGTGGTGCAGGAATTGGTGGTTTTGCTTCAATGAAAGCTTTATCAACAAGAAATGATGAACCACAAAAAGCATCAAGACCATTTGATAAAGATAGAGATGGATTTGTTATGGGAGAAGGTGCAGGAGCACTTGTTGTTGAAACTTTAGAGTCAGCGAAAGAAAGAGGTGCTAAGATTTATTGTGAAATCATTGGTTTTGGAGAATCAAGTGATGCAAATCACATAACTGCACCAGTAATGGAAGGACCATTAAGAGCTATGAAAGCTGCTTTATCAATGGCACAAACAAATATAGGGGAAAGCATTAAAATTGATTATATTAATGCTCATGGTACTTCTACTCCAGTTGGTGATGCAAATGAATCAAAAGCAATAGTTGAATTATTTAATGGTGTAGAAAATTGTCCTCCTGTTACATCTACAAAAGGTCAAGTTGGTCATTGTTTAGGTGCTGCTGGAGCGATTGAAGCAATTTTTACAATTAAAGCATTAAATGAAGGAATTATTCCTCCAACTATAAATTTAGAAAACCTAGATGAAGGATGTAACCTTGATTATGTTCCAAATAAAGCGAAAAAAGCTCAACTAAATATAGTGATGAGTAATAATTTCGGTTTTGGTGGAACAAATGGTTCTATAATATTTAAAAAACTAGAAGATTAA
- the accA gene encoding acetyl-CoA carboxylase carboxyl transferase subunit alpha, producing MATYLDFEDKIKKIEEDITVAKTKNDEHAVEILERKLEKEVEKTFKNLSDYQKLQLARHPDRPYAMDYIKGLMHDYYEIHGDRHYDDDNAIVCFLGYIGNEKVVVIGEQKGRGTKDKLKRNFGMPSPQGYRKALRAARLAEKFNLPVLMLVDTPGAYPGIGAEERNQSEAIAKNLYEFSELTTPTISVVIGEGGSGGALAISVADKLAMMRYSVYAVISPEGCSAILWNDPAKVETAANALKITAESLKDLGLVDDVVNEPLIGAHRKKEEAIKALGDYFLSSLEELKQLSKEERYEKKYEKLMSLGKFQEGK from the coding sequence TTGGCAACTTATTTAGATTTTGAAGACAAAATAAAAAAAATTGAAGAAGATATTACAGTTGCAAAAACAAAAAATGATGAACATGCGGTAGAAATTCTAGAAAGAAAACTAGAAAAAGAAGTTGAAAAAACCTTTAAAAACTTAAGTGATTATCAAAAACTTCAATTAGCTAGACATCCAGATAGACCATATGCAATGGATTATATAAAAGGTCTTATGCATGACTATTATGAAATTCATGGAGATAGACATTATGATGATGATAATGCAATTGTATGTTTCCTAGGATATATTGGTAATGAAAAAGTTGTGGTTATTGGTGAACAAAAAGGAAGAGGAACTAAAGATAAATTAAAAAGAAACTTTGGTATGCCAAGTCCGCAAGGTTATAGAAAAGCCTTAAGAGCAGCAAGATTAGCTGAAAAATTTAATTTGCCAGTTCTTATGCTTGTAGACACTCCCGGTGCTTATCCAGGAATTGGAGCAGAAGAAAGAAACCAATCTGAAGCAATTGCTAAAAACTTATATGAATTTTCAGAATTAACAACTCCTACAATATCTGTTGTTATAGGAGAAGGTGGTTCAGGAGGAGCTCTTGCAATATCTGTAGCAGATAAACTTGCTATGATGAGATATTCTGTATATGCAGTTATCTCGCCAGAAGGATGTTCTGCAATTTTATGGAATGATCCTGCTAAAGTTGAAACAGCAGCAAATGCACTTAAAATAACTGCTGAATCATTAAAAGACTTAGGTTTAGTTGATGATGTGGTAAATGAGCCTTTAATTGGTGCACATAGAAAAAAAGAAGAAGCAATTAAAGCTTTAGGAGACTATTTTTTATCTTCTCTTGAGGAATTAAAACAATTATCTAAAGAAGAAAGATATGAAAAAAAATATGAAAAACTTATGAGCTTAGGAAAATTCCAAGAAGGAAAATAA
- a CDS encoding histidine triad nucleotide-binding protein, translating into MCIFCKIVKGEIPNQTVLEDENFLAFNDINPAKKIHVLVIPKEHYDSFDVIPPEIMSEMTTFIHKVVEKLGIRETGYRMITNIGKNGGQEVSHLHFHILGGEPVGRLVRD; encoded by the coding sequence ATGTGTATTTTTTGTAAAATTGTAAAAGGTGAAATTCCTAATCAAACAGTATTAGAAGATGAAAATTTTTTAGCTTTTAATGATATTAATCCTGCTAAAAAAATTCATGTATTGGTTATTCCTAAAGAGCATTATGATTCTTTTGATGTAATTCCTCCTGAAATAATGTCAGAAATGACTACATTTATTCATAAGGTTGTAGAAAAATTAGGAATAAGAGAAACAGGTTATAGAATGATTACAAATATTGGTAAAAATGGAGGACAAGAAGTTTCTCATTTACATTTTCATATTTTGGGTGGAGAACCAGTAGGTAGATTAGTTCGAGATTAA
- the pheS gene encoding phenylalanine--tRNA ligase subunit alpha translates to MKEWLDKINNADSLEVLENLRIETLGKKGIIPAQFAKMKDIPGPEKKAFAENLNKQKTEITEALENKKQVLEKKALEEKLKEEKIDVTKFNNELTCGAAHPVTLTMDRIITYFQNLNFAVEEGPLVEDDFHNFEALNLPKYHPARDMQDTFYNKDYTLLRTHTSPVQIRTMLEQKTPIRMIAPGTVFRRDYDITHTPMFHQIEALVVDDADKISFANLKHVLVEFLQHIFGEVDVRFRPSFFPFTEPSAEVDISCVFCKGDGCRVCSHTGWIEILGCGIVDQNVFNAVGYENKSGYAFGLGIERVAMLTHDIGDLRSLFESDLRLLGQFK, encoded by the coding sequence GTGAAAGAATGGCTTGACAAGATTAATAATGCTGATTCACTTGAAGTTCTAGAAAATTTAAGAATTGAAACTTTAGGTAAAAAAGGTATTATTCCTGCGCAGTTTGCAAAAATGAAAGATATTCCAGGGCCAGAGAAAAAAGCATTTGCTGAAAATTTAAATAAGCAAAAAACTGAAATAACTGAGGCTTTAGAAAATAAAAAACAAGTATTAGAAAAAAAAGCACTTGAAGAAAAGTTAAAAGAAGAAAAAATTGATGTAACAAAATTTAATAATGAATTAACATGTGGTGCAGCACATCCTGTAACATTAACTATGGATAGAATAATTACTTATTTTCAAAATCTTAATTTTGCAGTAGAAGAAGGACCTTTAGTAGAAGATGATTTTCATAACTTTGAAGCATTAAACCTTCCTAAATACCATCCAGCAAGAGATATGCAAGATACATTCTATAATAAAGATTATACTTTACTTAGAACACATACATCTCCTGTTCAAATTAGAACAATGTTAGAACAAAAAACACCAATTAGAATGATTGCACCAGGAACAGTTTTTAGAAGAGATTATGATATTACACATACGCCAATGTTCCACCAAATTGAAGCACTTGTAGTAGATGATGCAGATAAAATTTCTTTTGCTAATTTAAAACATGTCTTAGTTGAATTTTTACAACATATTTTTGGGGAAGTAGATGTTCGATTTAGACCTTCATTCTTCCCATTTACAGAACCTTCTGCTGAAGTAGATATTTCATGTGTATTCTGTAAAGGTGATGGATGTAGAGTATGTTCTCACACAGGATGGATAGAAATACTTGGTTGTGGAATTGTAGATCAAAATGTTTTTAATGCAGTTGGATATGAAAATAAATCAGGATATGCATTTGGTCTAGGAATAGAAAGAGTTGCTATGTTAACTCATGATATAGGAGATTTAAGATCACTATTTGAAAGTGATCTAAGATTATTAGGACAGTTTAAATGA
- the pheT gene encoding phenylalanine--tRNA ligase subunit beta, giving the protein MIITRSWIQEYIDISKISTEDICKTLNSIGLEVDSVEEKRIVPKVVIGKVLEKEKHPDADKLNICQVDIGNETVQIVCGAKNVDAGQYVPVAVVGCKLSEDFKIKKAKLRGIESNGMICSSTEIGLAKLNDGILELDNSIGELVTGRELREYNLLNDDIIEIELTANRGDCLSINGVARELSAFYSIPFKEQEFKINYNDLGIGQILEVESQSNIETKFIYTVINSENFSLPVLQKIRVGIIDKYKENDLSDAISYITHSSGVILNAYAKKDAEVVNNLSTIHIQKDKQGFDVVIGNKKLSTLCVEQNNTEKDESNEYIIEASYINPETLAKKVFETKKETGEVYYRSSRGSEPAIELGMKQFCSLISTFGAEVYNGNESFIDYEEKITIDASIKKINAIIGQEVEKVKIDKILSGLGFEVKDNSSDVLSIKVPYYRHDIKNIADITEEIVRIIGIDNIQAKPLAIDEVNRSNKTSYDLIKKNKLRAKAIENGFFETVTYIFADKQKLEKYSLATVQESLDILNPIVKELDTFRTTISLNLIEACSNNAKLGFKSAAFFEIGKIFNLRREEKTVISFVFSGQKELEEITNSGKPENIDFFSFSKKVLNTVGKFDLEPMNKISNDLIHPYQNANVIVDGQTVGFISKLHPSVAAQYDLADTFIAEIDFETIANDLIKVESYSKFQASKKDLSLIVPQDMEFKKIKDVINSLENKTIKQYNLIDIYKDENLGENESLTIRFVLQNDDKTLEEEDITSTMNSILEALKEKLNIELR; this is encoded by the coding sequence ATGATAATAACAAGATCGTGGATACAAGAATATATAGATATTTCAAAAATATCAACTGAAGATATTTGTAAAACTTTAAACTCTATAGGATTAGAAGTAGATAGTGTCGAAGAAAAAAGAATAGTTCCTAAAGTAGTAATAGGAAAAGTTTTAGAAAAAGAAAAACATCCAGATGCTGACAAATTAAATATTTGCCAAGTTGACATTGGAAATGAAACAGTACAAATAGTCTGTGGTGCAAAAAATGTTGATGCAGGACAATATGTTCCTGTTGCTGTAGTTGGTTGTAAACTTAGTGAAGATTTTAAAATTAAAAAAGCTAAACTTCGAGGTATAGAGTCAAATGGTATGATTTGTTCTTCTACAGAAATAGGTTTAGCAAAATTAAATGATGGTATCTTAGAACTTGATAATTCTATTGGAGAACTTGTAACAGGAAGAGAATTAAGAGAATATAATCTATTAAATGATGATATTATTGAAATTGAACTTACTGCAAATAGAGGAGACTGTTTAAGCATAAATGGAGTTGCTAGAGAACTTAGTGCTTTTTATTCAATCCCTTTCAAAGAGCAAGAATTTAAAATTAACTACAATGATTTAGGAATTGGACAAATACTAGAAGTAGAAAGTCAAAGTAATATAGAAACAAAATTTATTTATACAGTAATAAATTCTGAAAACTTTTCTTTACCAGTTTTACAAAAAATAAGAGTTGGAATCATTGACAAATATAAAGAAAATGATTTAAGTGATGCTATTTCATACATCACTCACTCTTCAGGAGTAATTTTAAATGCCTATGCAAAGAAAGATGCAGAAGTAGTAAATAATTTATCAACAATACATATTCAAAAAGACAAACAAGGTTTTGATGTAGTAATTGGAAATAAAAAATTAAGTACTCTATGCGTAGAGCAAAATAATACAGAAAAAGATGAAAGTAATGAATATATTATAGAAGCTTCTTATATAAACCCTGAAACATTAGCAAAAAAAGTTTTTGAAACAAAAAAAGAAACAGGAGAAGTTTATTATAGAAGTTCAAGAGGTAGTGAACCAGCAATTGAGTTAGGAATGAAACAATTTTGTTCATTAATTTCAACTTTTGGTGCAGAAGTTTATAATGGAAATGAATCTTTTATTGATTATGAAGAAAAAATTACTATTGATGCAAGTATAAAAAAAATCAATGCAATAATTGGGCAAGAAGTAGAAAAAGTTAAAATTGATAAAATACTTAGTGGTTTAGGATTTGAAGTAAAAGACAACTCCTCTGATGTATTATCAATTAAAGTACCATATTATAGACATGACATAAAAAATATTGCTGATATTACGGAAGAAATTGTAAGAATCATTGGTATTGATAATATTCAAGCAAAACCTTTAGCAATTGATGAAGTAAATAGATCAAATAAAACTTCTTATGATTTAATTAAAAAAAATAAATTAAGAGCTAAAGCAATAGAAAATGGCTTCTTTGAAACTGTGACTTATATTTTTGCAGATAAACAAAAGTTAGAAAAATATTCTCTAGCAACAGTTCAAGAAAGTCTTGACATTTTAAATCCAATTGTAAAAGAGCTAGATACTTTTAGAACAACTATCTCTTTAAACCTAATTGAAGCTTGTTCAAACAATGCTAAACTTGGTTTTAAATCAGCAGCATTTTTTGAAATCGGGAAAATATTTAACTTAAGAAGAGAAGAAAAAACAGTAATTTCTTTTGTATTTTCAGGGCAAAAAGAACTTGAAGAAATTACAAATTCTGGAAAACCAGAAAATATTGATTTCTTCTCTTTCTCTAAAAAAGTATTAAATACGGTTGGAAAATTTGATTTAGAACCAATGAATAAAATTTCTAATGATTTAATTCACCCATACCAAAATGCAAATGTAATTGTAGATGGTCAAACAGTAGGATTTATTTCAAAACTACATCCAAGTGTTGCAGCCCAATATGATTTAGCTGATACATTTATCGCTGAAATTGATTTTGAAACAATTGCAAATGATTTAATCAAAGTAGAAAGTTACTCTAAGTTCCAAGCTTCTAAAAAAGACTTAAGCCTTATTGTTCCACAAGATATGGAATTTAAGAAAATTAAAGATGTAATTAACTCTTTAGAGAATAAAACAATTAAACAATATAACCTAATAGATATCTATAAAGATGAAAACTTAGGTGAAAATGAGAGTTTAACTATTAGATTTGTTCTTCAAAATGATGATAAAACACTTGAAGAAGAAGATATTACTTCAACAATGAATAGTATTTTAGAAGCATTGAAAGAAAAATTAAATATTGAATTAAGATAA
- the aroA gene encoding 3-phosphoshikimate 1-carboxyvinyltransferase — METFDIKKLSKPFDIEIDSIASDKSISHRCAMFSLFSNETSYIKNYLTAEDTLNTLSIVEQLGAKITRDGSTVEITPTNKLTEPKDILDCGNSGTAMRLFCGLLASVDGAFTLTGDKYLKERPMKRVADPLRSIGANIDGREEGNKAPLFIRGVKELKPFTYISPVDSAQVKSAMILAALRANGVSKYKENELTRDHTERMLKGMGAKLETDDEGFINIHPLEGHLKPLNITVPTDPSSGFFFAVAAAITKDSRVVIKNVSLNPTRIEAYQVLKRMGAEVNFIEKENIYEPIGDIEVKHKELNGVVVENNISWLIDELPALSIAMSIANGKSLVKNAKELRVKESDRIKAVVSNLEKCGVSYTEFEDGYEIVGGTIIKASIDSHGDHRIAMSFAIAGTLCDMEINDVDCILTSFPNFKEILDSLY, encoded by the coding sequence GTGGAAACATTTGACATTAAAAAACTATCTAAGCCTTTTGACATAGAAATTGACTCAATTGCAAGTGATAAATCAATATCACATAGATGTGCAATGTTTTCACTATTTTCTAATGAAACTTCATATATTAAAAATTACCTTACAGCAGAAGACACATTAAATACTTTAAGTATAGTAGAACAATTAGGTGCTAAAATCACACGAGATGGTTCTACTGTAGAAATTACACCAACTAATAAACTAACTGAACCAAAAGATATTCTTGATTGTGGTAACTCAGGAACTGCAATGAGACTGTTTTGTGGACTATTAGCCTCTGTTGATGGTGCGTTTACTTTAACTGGTGATAAATACCTTAAAGAGCGACCAATGAAAAGAGTGGCAGACCCGCTAAGAAGTATTGGTGCAAATATTGATGGTAGAGAAGAAGGTAATAAAGCTCCTTTATTTATTAGAGGAGTAAAAGAGTTAAAACCTTTTACTTATATTTCGCCTGTTGATTCTGCACAAGTAAAATCAGCAATGATACTTGCTGCACTTAGAGCTAATGGTGTATCAAAGTATAAGGAGAATGAACTAACACGTGACCATACAGAAAGAATGCTAAAAGGTATGGGAGCTAAGTTAGAGACAGATGATGAAGGGTTTATAAATATTCATCCTTTAGAAGGTCATTTAAAGCCATTAAATATTACAGTTCCAACAGATCCAAGTTCTGGGTTCTTTTTTGCAGTAGCAGCTGCAATTACAAAAGACTCAAGAGTTGTAATAAAAAATGTGTCATTAAACCCTACAAGAATTGAAGCATACCAAGTTTTAAAAAGAATGGGTGCAGAAGTTAATTTTATAGAAAAAGAGAATATTTATGAGCCTATTGGAGATATTGAAGTAAAACACAAAGAACTAAATGGTGTTGTGGTTGAAAATAATATCTCTTGGTTAATTGATGAACTTCCAGCACTTTCAATTGCTATGTCAATTGCAAATGGAAAGTCATTAGTAAAAAATGCAAAAGAGTTAAGAGTAAAAGAGTCAGATAGAATTAAAGCTGTTGTTTCAAACCTTGAAAAGTGTGGTGTATCTTACACTGAATTTGAAGATGGTTATGAAATAGTAGGAGGAACAATAATTAAAGCCTCTATAGACTCTCATGGAGACCATAGAATTGCAATGAGCTTTGCAATAGCTGGTACTTTATGTGATATGGAAATAAATGATGTTGATTGTATTTTAACTTCATTTCCAAACTTCAAAGAAATCCTTGACTCTTTATATTAA
- a CDS encoding 4-hydroxy-3-methylbut-2-enyl diphosphate reductase: MKVKLASSYGFCFGVKRAIKIAEGYEDSATMGPLIHNQNEIDRLKTDYNVGLYNNLTDVKPKDTIIIRTHGIPKNDLKDLRKKDAKVINATCPFVTTPQQIVKKMSQENYSILIFGDEAHPEVKGVKSYGEDQEDVHVILSISELDNINFKYDKIATVAQTTKKKETYLEIVNALILKNKEVRVFNTICDATFENQDAARELSKEVDVMVVIGGKNSSNTKQLHSICLENCQDSYLIENAKELDPNWFKNKNLCGITAGASTPDWIIQQVVDEIEKY; this comes from the coding sequence ATGAAAGTAAAACTAGCATCAAGCTACGGTTTTTGTTTTGGAGTAAAAAGAGCTATAAAAATTGCAGAAGGATATGAAGACTCTGCAACAATGGGTCCATTAATTCATAATCAAAATGAAATTGATAGATTAAAAACTGATTATAATGTAGGTTTATATAATAATCTCACTGATGTAAAACCCAAAGATACAATTATTATTAGAACACATGGTATTCCTAAAAATGACTTAAAAGATTTAAGAAAAAAAGATGCAAAAGTCATTAATGCTACCTGTCCATTTGTTACTACACCACAACAAATAGTAAAAAAAATGTCCCAAGAAAATTATTCGATTTTAATATTTGGTGATGAGGCTCACCCAGAAGTCAAAGGGGTAAAGTCATATGGAGAAGACCAAGAAGATGTTCATGTTATTCTATCAATATCAGAACTTGATAATATCAATTTTAAGTATGACAAAATTGCTACTGTTGCCCAAACAACTAAGAAAAAAGAGACTTATTTAGAAATTGTAAATGCTTTAATTTTAAAAAATAAAGAAGTAAGAGTATTCAATACCATTTGTGATGCAACTTTTGAAAATCAAGATGCTGCAAGAGAACTTTCTAAAGAAGTTGATGTAATGGTTGTCATTGGAGGTAAAAACTCTTCAAATACAAAACAGCTACATAGTATTTGTCTAGAAAATTGTCAAGATTCTTACTTAATTGAAAATGCAAAAGAACTTGATCCAAATTGGTTTAAAAATAAAAATTTATGTGGAATAACAGCGGGAGCAAGCACTCCTGATTGGATTATACAACAAGTTGTTGATGAAATAGAAAAATACTAA